The Cytobacillus firmus genome segment CTTATAAAGTGTTTCTCTTAAATCTCCAGCCCAATCCCCGGCTTTACCGGCAAGGTCCGGACGTCCGATAGAATCGATGAATAGGATATCACCTGAAAGAAGGTATTGATCGTCCACTACAAAAGATGTGGAGCCAATGGTATGGCCTGGTGAGTAAATAGCTTGAATGCTGATTTTAGTAGAACCAATCATGACTTCGTTTCCATCTTCAAGACGGCTGTATTCAAATGTTACTTCTTCAGCATCCTTAGGAGGAAGCCAGTAGGAAGCACCCGTTTTTTCAGCAATTTTTCGTCCGCCAGAAATATGATCTGCATGAAGATGCGTATCAAAGACATGCTTGATCTCTGCATTCTTTTCAGCAGCAAAATCAGTAAATACGTCTGTCATTCTTGTGGCATCGACGATTGCAGCTTCACCGTTTGAAATCACCATGTAGGAAAGGCAGCCTTTTCCGATGCGGACAAATTGATACATTTCTCCGCCATCCTTTAAATCGCCCACTTTAACAGGCTCAAGATGCTCACTCCATGATTTCATCCCGCCTGCGAGGTAGGAAGCATCGCGTCCTGCTTCCTCAAGCATTTCTGT includes the following:
- a CDS encoding MBL fold metallo-hydrolase: MKAMTASEVTKKVIHNEELFILDVRNETDFNDWKIEGKNFEYLNVPYFDLLDGVESILDKIPADKELLVVCAKEGSSVMVTEMLEEAGRDASYLAGGMKSWSEHLEPVKVGDLKDGGEMYQFVRIGKGCLSYMVISNGEAAIVDATRMTDVFTDFAAEKNAEIKHVFDTHLHADHISGGRKIAEKTGASYWLPPKDAEEVTFEYSRLEDGNEVMIGSTKISIQAIYSPGHTIGSTSFVVDDQYLLSGDILFIDSIGRPDLAGKAGDWAGDLRETLYKRYKDLSDELVVMPAHFMIIEELNEDGSVSEKLGTLFAANHGLNIEDEGEFRKLVSENLPPQPNAYQEIRETNMGKISPDEEKQREMEIGPNRCAVR